A stretch of Methanobrevibacter sp. YE315 DNA encodes these proteins:
- a CDS encoding 3-hydroxyacyl-CoA dehydrogenase yields MSIKKVVVAGGGVLGSQIAYQSAFCGFDVTVWLRSEGSIERAKPKFERLLNIYLGSLEQMKTDKSAYCRGFSKKADLSEEEIDALKEQAQKAFDSLTLTTSYEEAADDADLVIEAIAEDPAQKIAFYEELAKYLPEKTIVVTNSSTLLPSQFAEHTGRPEKYLAFHFANNIWAQNTAEVMPHPGTEQEYFDAIVQFAEDINMVPIKVLKEQPGYVLNSLLVPFLSAGQALWAEEVADPETIDLTWRLATGSPNGPFQILDIVGLVTAYNIIIMDPRSKDPETTQGKIALKLKEKIDAGETGINAGKGFYEY; encoded by the coding sequence ATGAGTATCAAAAAAGTCGTTGTCGCCGGAGGAGGCGTACTCGGAAGTCAAATCGCTTACCAGTCTGCATTTTGCGGATTTGATGTAACTGTTTGGTTAAGAAGTGAAGGTTCAATTGAAAGAGCCAAACCGAAATTTGAAAGATTGCTAAACATCTATTTAGGCAGCCTCGAACAAATGAAAACTGACAAATCTGCATACTGCAGAGGATTCAGTAAAAAAGCTGACTTAAGTGAAGAAGAAATAGATGCCCTAAAAGAGCAAGCTCAAAAAGCATTTGATAGTTTAACCCTAACTACAAGTTATGAAGAAGCAGCAGATGATGCAGATCTTGTAATTGAAGCAATAGCAGAAGACCCTGCTCAAAAAATTGCATTCTACGAAGAATTAGCAAAATATCTTCCAGAAAAAACAATAGTTGTGACAAACTCATCCACCTTACTTCCAAGCCAATTTGCAGAACACACAGGAAGGCCTGAGAAATATCTTGCATTCCACTTTGCAAATAACATATGGGCTCAAAACACTGCTGAAGTAATGCCACACCCTGGAACCGAACAGGAATACTTTGATGCAATCGTCCAATTTGCAGAAGACATCAACATGGTCCCTATAAAAGTATTGAAAGAACAGCCAGGATATGTGCTTAATTCATTGCTTGTTCCGTTCCTATCCGCAGGACAGGCCTTATGGGCTGAAGAAGTTGCAGACCCTGAAACAATTGACTTGACTTGGAGACTTGCTACCGGTTCTCCAAATGGACCGTTCCAGATTCTTGATATTGTGGGACTCGTAACTGCCTACAACATTATCATTATGGATCCTAGGTCTAAAGACCCTGAGACAACCCAGGGAAAAATTGCTTTAAAACTT